The following coding sequences are from one Eptesicus fuscus isolate TK198812 chromosome 7, DD_ASM_mEF_20220401, whole genome shotgun sequence window:
- the LOC103285543 gene encoding putative methyltransferase-like protein 7A, producing MCKRCFPFLLVRLTSVYNKQMASTKRGLFSSLQELGSPSGKLCLLELSCGTGANFKFYLPGCRVTCVDPNPNFEKFLIKSIAENRHVQFERFVVAAGENMHPVADGSMDVVVCTLVLCSVENQERILQEVRRVLRGGGKEESDFLKLRMVHPP from the exons ATGTGCAAAAGATGCTTCCCCTTCCTCCTGGTGAGGCTCACCTCAGTGTACAACAAGCAGATGGCGAGCACGAAGCGGGGGCTCTTCAGCAGCCTGCAGGAGCTTGGGAGCCCCTCGGGGAAGCTCTGCCTGCTGGAGCTGAGCTGCGGCACCGGGGCCAACTTCAAGTTCTATCTGCCTGGGTGCAGGGTGACCTGCGTTGACCCCAACCCCAACTTCGAGAAGTTCTTGATCAAGAGCATCGCTGAGAACCGACACGTGCAGTTTGAGCGCTTCGTGGTGGCTGCCGGGGAGAACATGCACCCGGTGGCCGATGGCTCCATGGACGTGGTGGTGTGCACCCTGGTCCTGTGCTCCGTGGAGAACCAGGAGCGCATCCTCCAGGAGGTGCGCAgggtgctgaggggtggggggaaggaag AGTCCGATTTTCTAAAGCTGAGGATGGTGCATCCCCCGTAG